Part of the Streptomyces sp. WMMC500 genome is shown below.
GGGTTGCTGGCCTGGCGCGGGCGGGTGGTCGTCCTCGCCGGGATGGGCTCGCGGCCGGTGCTGCCCGCCGGGCCGCTGTACGTCATGGACCGCTCGGTCGTCGGCTTCGCCGTCTCGCACGCGACGGCGGCGGAACTCGCCGAGGCCGCCGTCGTCATCAACCGGCTGCTGGCGACCGGCGCGCTGCGCCCGCCCGCCACGGAGACGCTGCCGCTGAGCGACACCGCCGGGGCGCACCGCCGGCTGGAGTCCGGCGGGGTGCGCGGCAAGCTGGTGCTCCGCGTGCCCGCCGCGGGCTGACGGACCCGGCCCCGCCGCCCCCGTCCACGCGGTCCGGCGGGTCAGAGCGGGGCCATCCGCAGGCCGGCGTCCAGGCGCACGGTCTCGCCGTTCAGCATCGAGTTGCCGATGACGTGCTCCGCCAGCGCGGCGAACTCGTCGCCGCTGCCGAACCGCTTGGGGTGCGGCACCTGCCCCCGCAGGTGTTCGAGCACCCCGTCGGGCACCGCCGACGTCAGCCGGGTGTCGAACAGGCCGGGCGCGATGTCGACCACGCGGATGGCGTGCGGCGCCAGCTCCCGCGCCAGCGGCAGCGTCATCCCCGCGATGGCGGCCTTGGAGGCGGCGTACGCGCACTGCCCGTTCTGCCCGTCCCAGGCGGCGATGGAGGACGTGGTGATGACCACGCCGCGGTCCTCCTCGACGAGCGGCTGCGCCGCCATGCGCGGAACCGCCTGCCGGATGACGTTGAAGGTGCCGAAGAGGTTGGTGCGGATGACCGCCTCGAACTCGTCCGCGCGCATCACGCGCCTGCCGAGGATCTGCTTGCTGTACGTGGTTCCCGCGCAGCAGACGACGGTGCGCAGCTCGCCCATCTCCCCGGCCGCGTCCAGGACCCGCCCGACCGCCTCGTCCTCCGTCACGTCGCCGGCGACGAAGGCGGCCAGCGGGCCGAGTCCGTCGGCGGCGGCCCGCCCGGTGGCCTCCGAGCGCCCCATGACCAGCACCCGCGCGCCCGCCGCCACCAGCCGGCGCGCGGTCGCCAGCCCCAGGCCCGCCGTACCGCCGGTGACCAGTGCCACCGTGTCCTTGAGCTGCACCGCAGTCGTCCTCTCCTCGGTCGGGGCGCCGGCGCGTCAGGCCGCGGCGGCCGGGTCGTGCCAGCGCACGATCGCCGCGCCCCCGGTCATGCCGGCGCCCACGGCCAGCAGCGCGAACAGGTCGCCGTCGCGGAACGGCCGCTCGGCGTGGGCCATCGAGAACGCCACCGGCACCGAGGCGCCCGCCGTGTTGCCCGTCAGCCGGCCGTAGTCGGGCACCACCTCCGGCGGGAGGCCGACGAAGTCGCCGAGCCAGCGGACCAGCTTGGGGTTGGCCTGGTGGACGAGGACCCGGTTGAGCTGGTCCAGCCGCACGCCGGCCTTGGCGAGCGCGGCTTCGAGGATCTTCGGGCCCATCTCCATGACGACCCTTTTCACCCCGCGCCCGTCCATCTGGAAGTAGCCGCCGTGGAGGGGCAAGCCCGCGATCTCCGACAGGGTGCCGTCTGCCCACAGCTCCAGCGCGAGGATCCCGTACCCGTCCGGTACAGGCCCCAGTTGGACGGCTCCGGCGGCGTCGCCGAAGAGCGGCGCGACGCGGCGGTCCGTCGGGTCGACGAAGCGGGTGAGGACGTCGACGGCGACCACGAGTGGGCGCCTGGCCAGTCCGGCGGCGACCATGGCGGTGGCGACGGAGAGCGCGTACAGGAACCCGGAGCAGCCGGCGCTGACGTCGAGTGCCGGCCCGCCGGACAGGCCGAGATTCCGCTGCACGTAGCAGGCGGTGGAGGGGGACAGCCGGTCGGGGGTGCTGGTGCCGACCGCGATCATATCCGCGCCGATGGGGGCGACTTCGATTGCGCGGCGGGCGGCCTGCGTGGCGAGGTCGGAGGTCAGCGCCTCGGGTGCGGCGTAGTGCCGGCTTTCGATTCCGGTCCGTTCGCGGATCCACTCGATGTCGACGCTGGCGGTCTCCGCCACCGCCTCGTTGGACACGGGGGCGCCAGGCAGATGGTGCCCTACTCCGACGATGCCTAACGAGGTTTTTTTCATCGTCCGCTCCGTTGTCGTCCGGACATGGCGGCGTGCGGTGGAGAAACCCACATGACAAAGAACAGTGGCTGCACGACGGGGAGTCCAGCCGGGCCCCGCGGGTTTGTCAGGTGAGGCGGACGGTGTCCCGCGACCTGACAGACTCCGCCGGCTCCGTGTTGAGCGGGCCGTCCCGGGCGGCGTTTACTGGCGGCGCGCCGGATTCCAGCGGCATCCGGCCGGTCGCGCAAGGAGGGTGGGAGCAGCGTGCTGGACGCCGAGATGACGGCCGCCTATCTGGAACGGATCGGGGCCGACCGGCCGGAGCGCCCCGACGCGGCGGCGCTGCGCCGGCTGCACGAGCGGCATGTGCTGTCAGTGCCGTTCGACACCCTGGACTTCCACATTCCGCGGGAGGTCTTCTACAAGGACGCGCGGGTCGTGGACAAGATCGTGCGGGAGCGCCGCGGCGGCGTGTGCGGAGAGACCAGTACCGCCTTCCACTTCCTGCTGCGGTCCCTGGGATTCGCGACCACGATGCACCACGGCAGGGTCTGGTTCGGCGACCGGCTGTCCGCGCCGTACAACCACCTCCTGCTGTCGGTGGACATCGACCGGGAAAAGTGGATCGTCGATGTCGGATTCGGCAAGACATCCCGGTATCCGCTGCTGCGTGACTCCGAGGAGCCGCAGCGCAATGCGCACGGCGAGTTCGTCGTCCGCAAGGTCGACGGCCGGACGTACGACGTGTTCCGCAACGGCAAGCCGCAATTCCGCTTCTACGACGAAGAGGTGGACCTGTCCGTCGACCTCGACCAGGTCGTCTGGTGGATGGGCACCTGCCCCGAGTCGCCGACGCTGCAGAACATGATCTGCTCCCGGCCGACGGAGGAAGGCCGGGTGACCCTCAAGGACGACGTGCTGACCGTCGTCAGCGGCGACGAGCGGGAGACCGAGAAGCTCACCGGCGACGCCGAGGTGCTCGCGGCGTACGAGAAGTGGTTCGGGT
Proteins encoded:
- a CDS encoding arylamine N-acetyltransferase; this translates as MLDAEMTAAYLERIGADRPERPDAAALRRLHERHVLSVPFDTLDFHIPREVFYKDARVVDKIVRERRGGVCGETSTAFHFLLRSLGFATTMHHGRVWFGDRLSAPYNHLLLSVDIDREKWIVDVGFGKTSRYPLLRDSEEPQRNAHGEFVVRKVDGRTYDVFRNGKPQFRFYDEEVDLSVDLDQVVWWMGTCPESPTLQNMICSRPTEEGRVTLKDDVLTVVSGDERETEKLTGDAEVLAAYEKWFGFTLPERPVPGPHARHDPSRVMAVERD
- a CDS encoding SDR family NAD(P)-dependent oxidoreductase; translated protein: MQLKDTVALVTGGTAGLGLATARRLVAAGARVLVMGRSEATGRAAADGLGPLAAFVAGDVTEDEAVGRVLDAAGEMGELRTVVCCAGTTYSKQILGRRVMRADEFEAVIRTNLFGTFNVIRQAVPRMAAQPLVEEDRGVVITTSSIAAWDGQNGQCAYAASKAAIAGMTLPLARELAPHAIRVVDIAPGLFDTRLTSAVPDGVLEHLRGQVPHPKRFGSGDEFAALAEHVIGNSMLNGETVRLDAGLRMAPL
- a CDS encoding ketoacyl-ACP synthase III, whose product is MKKTSLGIVGVGHHLPGAPVSNEAVAETASVDIEWIRERTGIESRHYAAPEALTSDLATQAARRAIEVAPIGADMIAVGTSTPDRLSPSTACYVQRNLGLSGGPALDVSAGCSGFLYALSVATAMVAAGLARRPLVVAVDVLTRFVDPTDRRVAPLFGDAAGAVQLGPVPDGYGILALELWADGTLSEIAGLPLHGGYFQMDGRGVKRVVMEMGPKILEAALAKAGVRLDQLNRVLVHQANPKLVRWLGDFVGLPPEVVPDYGRLTGNTAGASVPVAFSMAHAERPFRDGDLFALLAVGAGMTGGAAIVRWHDPAAAA